Within the Desulfatibacillum aliphaticivorans DSM 15576 genome, the region GGCAGCCTTACCGCTGCACCCATATTCACTACGACAAGGAAGGCCACCGCATCCTTCACTCCATCTCAGCATATCCCATTTTCGAGGCCAACAAGATCGTGGGCATCGTGGAGCTGGCCAGGGACATCACCTGGGAGACCAGCCTTCAAAAATCCTTCGGAGACCAGGAAAAGCTCTCCGCCATCGGCCGCCTGGCCGCTGGCGTGGCTCATGAACTGAACAATCCCCTGACCACGGTGCTCACCTCTACCATGCTCATTCAGGAGGACATGGATCCCAAACATCCGGATTACGAGGAGTTGGACCTCGTTAAAAACGAAACCCTCCGCTGCCGGAACATTGTGAATAACCTCCTTAACTTCGCCCGGCAATCCAAGCCCATCAAGCAGGATGCGGACCTGAACGAGATCGTGCAAAGCAGCATGGCTCTTATCCGCAAACAGGCGGATTTCAAGAATATCGTCATGAAATGCGACACCTGCCCGGAAAAGCTCATGGTCTATTGCGACCGGGACCAGATCCAGCAATGCCTTATCAACCTTGGCCTGAACGCCATTGACGCCACGGCTCCCGGCGGGCGCATCACGTTTTCCACCGCCCTGGCGGACGACGAAAAAATGGCCAGGATTTCCGTGGCGGACACCGGGGAGGGGCTGCCCCTGAACATCCAGGACAGCATTTTCGAACCCTTTTTCACCACCAAGGAGACCGGCACCGGCCTGGGCCTTTCCATCACCCACGGGTTCGTCAAGCAGCACAAGGGGTTCATCGGCCTGGAAAGCACTCAGGGCCATGGCGCCACCTTCACCATAAGGCTGCCCTTGAAGCGGGAGGAGACCCATGCCTGAGCCCAAGGCCAAAATCCTTGTCATAGACGATGAAGAGGCCATCTGCAGGAATTGCGAAAAAATCCTCACCCGCAGCAATTACGAGATCAAGTGGGCCCTGAACGGGTACAAGGCCATGGAGATGATGTACAAGGAGGCCTTTGACCTTGTCATCACGGACCTTAAAATGAATTCCATGGGCGGCCTGGAAGTCCTCTCCCGGGTCAAGGATGAATGGCCCCAGACCCAGGTCGTCGTCATTACGGGATACGCCTCAGTGTCCTCGGCCGTGGAGGTCATGAAAACAGGCGCTTTTGACTACCTGCCCAAACCCTTCACCCCGGACGAATTGCGGGGCGCCGTGCGCCAGGCCCTGGCGCCTGAAGAGCTTTTCAACAATGCCAAGCCCGACGTTAAAAAAATCTCCCGAAAAATTACCACCCACCAGCTTGTGGGGGACAGCCCTCAGATGCAGGGCGTCATCCGCATGCTCGCCAAGGCGGCCCCGACGGATACCAACGTGCTTATTTACGGGGAGTCGGGCACGGGCAAGGAAGTGATCGCCAGGGCCATCCATGCCAACAGCCGACGCAAGGGCGAGGTCTTTTTTGCTGTGGACTGCGGCGCCCTGGCTGAAAATCTCCTGCAAAGCGAGCTTTTCGGGCACACCAAGGGGGCGTTCACTGGTGCGGTCAAGGATAAAAAGGGCATATTCGAATTGGCGGACGGAGGCACGGTCTTCCTGGATGAGGTGAGCAGCATCAGCATGTCCATTCAAAGCAACCTGCTCCGGTTTTTGGAAACCAGGGAGGTGCTGCCCGTAGGCGGAACCGCGCCGGTCAAGGTGGACGTGCGTCTGGTCTTCGCCACCAACCAGGACCTTAAGGAGATGGTGAGCCAGGGGAAATTGCGGGAGGATTTTTACTACCGCATCATGGTGTATCCCATTTTCACCCCCCCGCTCAGGGAGCGCAGGGCCGACATCCTGCCCATCGCCTACCATTTTCTGGACTTGTTCTCCCATTCCATGAGCAAGGATATTCGCAGCTTTTCCCCGGACGCCGCGGAAATCCTCCTGGATCATTCCTGGCCCGGGAACGTGCGCCAGCTTCGCAACGCCATAGAAAGAGCGGTGATCCTGTGCGAAGGCCGCACCATAACAGCCAGGGAACTGGAGCATCTCCAGGACAAGCCGGGAGAGGAGCATCACCAGGCCGCGTACACCATCACCCACGATTATCAGGTTCCCGCAAACGCCGAAGAGCTTAAAGAAGCGAAAAAGATCATCCGGCAATTGGCGGTGGAGCAGGTGGAGCGGGATTTTTTGACCCAAGCCCTG harbors:
- a CDS encoding ATP-binding protein, translating into MKIAIVGGGSRCLFFINILATYRFSSEVQPQIVAVADINPDAPGVKHLVERGVYYTDDYSEFLTREDLDVVLDLTGDEEIFTYLCKERNLLTTVLNDETGLIFFEGYRPRECAGSRQLNFKRTKQLCDLFFTELVNEEVFVIDTSFTIIDVNNLPLQKYGLERKDVIGKHCYEVTHRVKEPCSSKAHPCPMVEIQKSRQPYRCTHIHYDKEGHRILHSISAYPIFEANKIVGIVELARDITWETSLQKSFGDQEKLSAIGRLAAGVAHELNNPLTTVLTSTMLIQEDMDPKHPDYEELDLVKNETLRCRNIVNNLLNFARQSKPIKQDADLNEIVQSSMALIRKQADFKNIVMKCDTCPEKLMVYCDRDQIQQCLINLGLNAIDATAPGGRITFSTALADDEKMARISVADTGEGLPLNIQDSIFEPFFTTKETGTGLGLSITHGFVKQHKGFIGLESTQGHGATFTIRLPLKREETHA
- a CDS encoding sigma-54-dependent transcriptional regulator; this encodes MPEPKAKILVIDDEEAICRNCEKILTRSNYEIKWALNGYKAMEMMYKEAFDLVITDLKMNSMGGLEVLSRVKDEWPQTQVVVITGYASVSSAVEVMKTGAFDYLPKPFTPDELRGAVRQALAPEELFNNAKPDVKKISRKITTHQLVGDSPQMQGVIRMLAKAAPTDTNVLIYGESGTGKEVIARAIHANSRRKGEVFFAVDCGALAENLLQSELFGHTKGAFTGAVKDKKGIFELADGGTVFLDEVSSISMSIQSNLLRFLETREVLPVGGTAPVKVDVRLVFATNQDLKEMVSQGKLREDFYYRIMVYPIFTPPLRERRADILPIAYHFLDLFSHSMSKDIRSFSPDAAEILLDHSWPGNVRQLRNAIERAVILCEGRTITARELEHLQDKPGEEHHQAAYTITHDYQVPANAEELKEAKKIIRQLAVEQVERDFLTQALENADGNITRAAEQVGMQRSNFSNLMKKHGVRAVKK